Proteins found in one Pseudorasbora parva isolate DD20220531a chromosome 11, ASM2467924v1, whole genome shotgun sequence genomic segment:
- the gfra3 gene encoding GDNF family receptor alpha-3: protein MILLGILLNLIVIKGSVPSVVPVFPGTVDCIEAVQDCVMDPECKRQFRHLEYCVDEEAVAPLSLEARQACVDAQNNLMHYQALQDCKCQRGARMEQQCLSVYWTIRFPQGYDDIETSPYEEIELELVRNTETSKLASIVSVSSLPLTDQNQCLKAAQDCGLYEKCGSLRSEYALACTKIIPGTNHCNRHKCHRALRRFLDRVPEEYSFGVLFCPCSDTLCGERRRKTIVPSCSYEERDGQPNCLHLESYCLKDNLCRSRLADFQQNCQPSSVPASGCLRESGAVCLKAYSGLIGTIMTPNYVSNSSTEVSQWCNCEGSGNQWQDCLRILRMFTSNTCLRNAIDNMGSSTPRPVEGTPFPPPRPSPQVQREELNINLLPEPNAVIESEEDEEEEEEEEVEEDQTGGGFNVIPPFSDKATVTNLGSEAGRVQSSAITLSVPHFLLMVQLLIALRWG, encoded by the exons ATGATCCTTCTGGGAATACTTCTAAATCTGATCGTCATTAAGG GGTCTGTTCCCTCTGTGGTGCCGGTGTTCCCCGGGACTGTGGACTGCATAGAGGCTGTACAGGATTGCGTGATGGACCCGGAGTGTAAGCGACAGTTCCGGCACCTGGAGTACTGTGTGGACGAGGAGGCGGTGGCTCCCCTGAGCCTGGAGGCGCGGCAGGCCTGCGTCGATGCCCAGAACAACCTCATGCATTATCAGGCCCTGCAAGACTGCAAGTGTCAGCGAGGGGCTCGCATGGAACAGCAGTGCCTGAGCGTTTACTGGACCATCCGTTTTCCACAGG GTTATGATGACATTGAGACGTCCCCATATGAAGAAATTGAACTGGAACTTGTGAGAAATACTGAAACATCAAAACTAGCCTCAATAGTTTCag TGTCGTCGCTTCCTCTGACGGATCAGAACCAGTGTCTGAAAGCAGCTCAGGACTGTGGGTTGTATGAGAAGTGTGGTTCTCTGCGTTCTGAGTATGCGTTAGCTTGCACTAAGATCATACCTGGCACGAACCACTGTAACCGGCACAAATGTCACCGGGCCCTGCGGCGGTTCCTAGACCGTGTTCCCGAGGAGTACAGCTTTGGTGTCTTATTTTGCCCCTGTTCGGACACTCTATGTGGGGAGAGAAGGAGAAAAACCATCGTGCCCTCCTGTTCATATGAAGAGCGAGACGGTCAGCCCAACTGCCTTCATCTGGAGAGTTACTGCCTCAAAGACAACCTGTGCAG GTCAAGACTGGCTGATTTCCAGCAGAACTGTCAGCCGTCTTCTGTCCCTGCCTCTGGCTGTCTCCGGGAAAGTGGAGCCGTGTGCCTCAAGGCCTATTCTGGGCTCATCG GTACCATCATGACACCAAACTATGTGAGTAACAGCAGTACAGAGGTGTCGCAGTGGTGTAATTGCGAAGGCAGCGGGAACCAGTGGCAGGACTGCCTGCGTATCCTGCGCATGTTCACCAGCAACACCTGTCTGC GTAATGCAATTGATAACATGGGAAGCTCCACCCCTCGTCCGGTAGAGGGCACGCCCTTTCCTCCACCTCGCCCCTCCCCTCAGGTCCAGCGTGAGGAGCTGAACATCAACCTGCTGCCTGAACCCAATGCA GTAATAGAAAGTGAagaagatgaggaggaggaagaagaggaggaagTAGAAGAAGACCAAACCGGAGGAGGGTTCAACGTCATCCCTCCGTTCTCGGACAAGGCGACAGTCACTAACCTGGGCTCTGAGGCCGGGAGAGTCCAAAGCTCGGCCATCACCCTCTCCGTCCCTCATTTCCTACTCATGGTTCAGCTGCTGATTGCCCTTCGCTGGGGGTAA